From Cellulomonas fimi ATCC 484, a single genomic window includes:
- a CDS encoding ABC transporter permease, protein MGWTLRVLRHRAAAQSTLLAAVLAVALVGATLLGTFALLLHTSENDALGEALGRAPAESTELEVVLTVDGIPVKALDRADTFLDDALGGIGSERSRWLTSNLVHVGEGSRISLPMAYLASSPAVPEHATLVAGTWPDAAVDARGRIPVAVPKVAADTFGWEVGTVLPTLDGENGLRQQVVVVGVHVLEGPGSLWRRDLLGGAQYNPSWPIPGSFGQLTGRLYGPFVVVPEALVDGPASMGSARVVAALDLDDASAPQVRSLQGALADGQARLSSTIGAAATSARIATPLPATIDEALGNLAVTRVGVVVVGLMLVVLAVTVLLLAARLLAERRAAEQTLMASRGASTGQLLRLAALEGLGVATVAALAAPWLARLLYDAVTRIPVLEAAGLHSDPGTPATLWLTCVGAAALLAGVLLQPLLRRRGSVVDAEQQLVRQDRRGALARSGVDLALLALAAVGVWQLQDYRSPVLAGTEGTARLDPVLVAAPALLLLAGAVLALRVVPLVAGLGERLASRSRSLVAPLGAWEVARRPGRATGAVLLLTIAVAVASFAQSFLGTWRTSQQDQADLAVGTDLRIDQLPGSPLEQTPRVAAITADLPAVSPVTDRDVAVGAALGPESENRRPTAALLAVDTRLGGDLLRGRSVDGWDAVTAPLRPENAVEGVPLPGNVAQLLLDVASTVAPATPGEVALTVVLEDDLGVRTPVAVPLTVPLGKAVQDLRVDLPVPVRDATLVAVVARVLPVEPEEGEAEEETPAQRGGRRTELSPQRLLTLDVTGVRAVATGANGAPTGAATAVPLTGARWESAPRTGTGPVDVEPMTVLPQGDGLRIGGTATVTAIEGGTAQFSVTTFAAPTVVPAVVSDTLARQLRTDVGDQVGVDLGDGRAIPVEITRVVPYLPGHPRGVALLVDRDLLTRATLAASFADPLVDEWWAQVPDDEAASVAQAIAQEGLGEATTRAAVRAAGTDGPLRIGVQAALWVVTVAALALAFAGFAMSATVSVRTRRLELARLQALGASRGGIVRAVLVEHAVIGVLGVAAGLAIGGLLASVLGPLLTVSAQGRPPVPYARVEWDWAGQALLVGALVTLVALAVGTTTNALLRRASGALLRLGDER, encoded by the coding sequence ATGGGCTGGACCCTGCGCGTGCTGCGGCACCGTGCCGCCGCGCAGAGCACGCTGCTCGCGGCCGTCCTCGCGGTCGCGCTCGTGGGCGCCACGCTGCTCGGCACGTTCGCCCTCCTGCTGCACACGAGCGAGAACGACGCCCTCGGGGAGGCCCTCGGCCGGGCGCCCGCGGAGTCCACCGAGCTCGAGGTCGTGCTCACCGTGGACGGCATCCCCGTGAAGGCGCTCGACCGGGCCGACACGTTCCTCGACGACGCGCTCGGCGGCATCGGCTCGGAGCGCAGCCGCTGGCTCACGTCGAACCTCGTCCACGTCGGCGAGGGCAGCCGGATCAGCCTGCCCATGGCCTACCTCGCCTCGAGCCCGGCCGTGCCCGAGCACGCGACGCTCGTGGCCGGCACCTGGCCCGACGCCGCCGTCGACGCCCGCGGCAGGATCCCGGTCGCCGTGCCCAAGGTCGCGGCCGACACCTTCGGGTGGGAGGTCGGGACGGTCCTGCCCACGCTCGACGGCGAGAACGGGCTCCGGCAGCAGGTCGTCGTGGTCGGCGTCCACGTCCTGGAGGGCCCCGGGTCGCTGTGGCGGCGCGACCTCCTCGGCGGCGCGCAGTACAACCCGTCGTGGCCCATCCCGGGGTCGTTCGGCCAGCTCACCGGACGGCTGTACGGGCCGTTCGTCGTGGTCCCCGAGGCCCTCGTCGACGGCCCGGCCAGCATGGGCTCCGCCCGCGTCGTGGCCGCCCTCGACCTCGACGACGCGTCCGCCCCGCAGGTGCGCTCGCTGCAGGGCGCACTCGCGGACGGGCAGGCCCGCCTCTCGTCCACGATCGGCGCCGCCGCCACGAGCGCGCGGATCGCGACACCCCTGCCCGCGACGATCGACGAGGCCCTCGGGAACCTCGCCGTGACGCGCGTCGGCGTCGTCGTCGTCGGGCTGATGCTCGTCGTGCTGGCCGTCACCGTGCTGCTCCTGGCCGCCCGTCTCCTGGCCGAGCGCCGTGCCGCCGAGCAGACGCTCATGGCGTCCCGCGGCGCCTCCACCGGGCAGCTCCTGCGGCTCGCCGCGCTGGAAGGGCTCGGCGTCGCGACCGTCGCCGCGCTCGCCGCCCCCTGGCTCGCCCGGCTGCTGTACGACGCGGTGACCCGCATCCCCGTGCTCGAGGCCGCGGGCCTGCACAGCGACCCCGGCACACCGGCGACGCTGTGGCTCACGTGCGTCGGGGCGGCCGCGCTGCTCGCCGGCGTCCTGCTGCAGCCGCTCCTGCGGCGCCGCGGGAGCGTCGTCGACGCCGAGCAGCAGCTCGTGCGGCAGGACCGCCGCGGCGCGCTCGCCCGGTCGGGCGTCGACCTGGCCCTGCTCGCCCTCGCCGCCGTGGGCGTCTGGCAGCTGCAGGACTACCGCTCCCCCGTGCTCGCCGGCACCGAGGGCACGGCACGGCTGGACCCGGTCCTCGTGGCCGCCCCGGCGCTCCTGCTGCTCGCCGGGGCCGTGCTCGCGCTGCGCGTCGTGCCGCTCGTCGCCGGGCTGGGCGAGCGGCTCGCGTCGCGCAGCCGGTCCCTCGTGGCCCCGCTCGGCGCGTGGGAGGTCGCTCGCCGTCCCGGGCGCGCCACGGGTGCCGTGCTGCTGCTCACGATCGCCGTCGCGGTCGCGTCGTTCGCGCAGTCGTTCCTCGGCACGTGGCGCACGTCGCAGCAGGACCAGGCCGACCTCGCGGTGGGCACCGACCTGCGCATCGACCAGCTGCCCGGCTCCCCGCTCGAGCAGACGCCCCGCGTGGCCGCGATCACCGCGGACCTGCCTGCCGTCAGCCCGGTCACCGACCGCGACGTGGCGGTCGGTGCGGCGCTCGGTCCGGAGTCGGAGAACCGGCGCCCCACGGCAGCCCTGCTCGCCGTCGACACACGGCTCGGCGGCGACCTCCTGCGCGGCCGCAGCGTCGACGGGTGGGACGCGGTGACCGCGCCCCTGCGTCCCGAGAACGCCGTCGAGGGCGTGCCGCTGCCGGGGAACGTCGCGCAGCTGCTGCTCGACGTCGCGTCGACCGTCGCGCCGGCGACCCCCGGCGAGGTCGCGCTGACCGTCGTGCTGGAGGACGACCTCGGCGTGCGGACACCCGTCGCGGTCCCCCTGACCGTCCCCCTCGGGAAGGCGGTCCAGGACCTGCGCGTCGACCTGCCGGTGCCCGTGCGCGACGCGACGCTCGTCGCGGTCGTCGCGCGCGTGCTGCCCGTCGAGCCCGAGGAGGGCGAGGCGGAGGAGGAGACGCCCGCGCAGCGCGGGGGCCGCCGCACGGAGCTCTCGCCCCAGCGGCTGCTCACGCTGGACGTCACCGGGGTGCGCGCGGTCGCGACCGGCGCCAACGGCGCCCCGACGGGGGCCGCGACCGCGGTCCCGCTCACCGGGGCACGCTGGGAGTCGGCGCCGCGCACGGGCACGGGCCCGGTCGACGTCGAGCCGATGACGGTGCTGCCGCAGGGCGACGGGCTGCGGATCGGCGGCACAGCCACCGTCACGGCGATCGAGGGCGGGACGGCGCAGTTCTCGGTGACGACCTTCGCCGCCCCGACCGTCGTCCCGGCCGTCGTCTCCGACACGCTCGCACGGCAGCTCCGGACCGACGTCGGCGACCAGGTCGGGGTGGACCTCGGCGACGGTCGCGCGATCCCGGTCGAGATCACGCGCGTCGTGCCGTACCTGCCGGGCCACCCTCGCGGCGTCGCGCTGCTGGTCGACCGCGACCTGCTCACACGGGCCACCCTCGCGGCGTCGTTCGCGGACCCCCTGGTCGACGAGTGGTGGGCGCAGGTGCCCGACGACGAGGCGGCGTCGGTCGCGCAGGCGATCGCGCAGGAGGGACTGGGCGAGGCGACGACGCGCGCGGCCGTCCGGGCGGCGGGCACCGACGGTCCGCTGCGCATCGGGGTCCAGGCCGCGCTGTGGGTGGTGACCGTCGCGGCCCTCGCGCTCGCGTTCGCGGGGTTCGCGATGAGCGCGACCGTCTCGGTCCGCACACGGCGCCTCGAGCTCGCGCGGCTGCAGGCGCTCGGGGCGTCCCGCGGCGGGATCGTGCGCGCGGTCCTCGTCGAGCACGCGGTGATCGGCGTGCTCGGCGTCGCGGCCGGGCTCGCGATCGGCGGGCTGCTCGCGTCCGTGCTCGGGCCGCTGCTCACGGTGTCCGCGCAGGGTCGACCACCCGTCCCCTACGCCCGCGTCGAGTGGGACTGGGCGGGCCAGGCGCTGCTCGTCGGGGCCCTCGTCACGCTCGTCGCGCTCGCCGTCGGCACCACGACGAACGCCCTGCTGCGTCGCGCCTCTGGCGCGCTCCTCCGTCTGGGAGACGAACGATGA
- a CDS encoding FtsX-like permease family protein, with translation MTTTAPRPPAPLPSRRDRRGRPSGSRTRATVALAPLVARRRARDDVGLLVLAALLLTGTVLLSVALPRLQARTADEVVRQVTADAGTRADVLIRLPGGNPVPDERDEDAAVIVANLARDLYARVPDVVRDATDEPVTAVQSVPGLAKVDGTPLLVRLVHLGGTDADAPELVRWVEGEEPGAAPFTPTSDDPDAPPPAEPPVLEVHVGVAAATARELGIAVGTRFPLTTAGAATSAVVVVTGLYEPVAPAAAAWETFDDLLRAMPAPVTGQAEARVGLLLSDASLPDLALTLASGAITRTARLPTDPSALDEAGARAVADAVVELTTRPDLAIPGGTPAVESGLPAVLDDAAEKLAAGRAQASVLVVGLATVGALALVLASRLLVARREVLLVAERARGASVASVVVRALAESVPVALLAAGAGAAAAVALVPGATGGYGIAATVTVVAVLAPAVAAALVVRRAWTGARQPANRSDRERLARRRAARRLTGELALVAVAAAAVVSVRGRGLVASGGGDVDLLLAAAPALLAAAATVLAARVLPPVLRGLSRVAARRRGLVGVVSVARAARASGTAVPLLTLTTAVALVVFCGTTSTTVSAGQVTAAGVVVGAEARVDGRIEDDRIAQLRDAPGVTAVAAVTEQLGRSFGRSSGVKARLLIVDTADMARILTGRGEPADGWAELAEPSSDGLPTLLTPDLARTAQLVEPQFMAAQEFVELDVQGVVDAVPELARHDAPAEADGEKETDPEPPSGAFVVDRDLYVQATGRPAPVTAVLVDGPGARAAITAAGFDDLAGVTVTEHDAWLEDARTSPVASSLGALLLASAVLLALYAAIALALTVVATSRERGRTLSALRTQGLDARAARALTLGELAPLAVVAVLAGSAIGIAVPWALTDALGLDRLTGAPGTAELRLSWVPVAAAAAVVAVSLVVAVLVESAVRRRDRLGEVLRVGER, from the coding sequence ATGACGACGACCGCACCTCGCCCGCCGGCACCGCTGCCGTCCCGGCGCGACCGGCGGGGGCGCCCCTCGGGGAGCCGCACGCGGGCGACCGTCGCGCTCGCGCCGCTCGTCGCGCGCCGGCGTGCGCGGGACGACGTCGGGCTGCTGGTCCTCGCGGCGCTCCTGCTCACCGGCACCGTGCTGCTGTCCGTCGCGCTGCCGCGCCTGCAGGCCCGCACGGCCGACGAGGTCGTGCGGCAGGTCACCGCCGACGCGGGCACACGCGCCGACGTGCTCATCCGGCTGCCGGGCGGCAACCCCGTGCCGGACGAGCGCGACGAGGACGCGGCCGTCATCGTCGCGAACCTGGCACGCGATCTGTACGCGCGCGTCCCCGACGTCGTCCGCGACGCCACCGACGAGCCCGTCACGGCCGTGCAGTCGGTCCCCGGGCTGGCGAAGGTCGACGGCACCCCGCTGCTCGTGCGCCTCGTGCACCTCGGGGGGACGGACGCCGACGCGCCCGAGCTGGTGCGGTGGGTCGAGGGTGAGGAACCGGGCGCGGCCCCGTTCACCCCGACGTCTGACGACCCCGACGCCCCGCCGCCCGCCGAGCCGCCCGTGCTCGAGGTGCACGTGGGCGTCGCAGCCGCGACGGCACGCGAGCTCGGCATCGCGGTGGGGACCCGGTTCCCGCTCACGACCGCCGGAGCGGCGACGTCCGCGGTCGTCGTCGTCACCGGGCTGTACGAGCCCGTCGCGCCGGCCGCTGCCGCGTGGGAGACGTTCGACGACCTCCTGCGCGCCATGCCCGCACCCGTGACCGGGCAGGCCGAGGCCCGGGTCGGCCTCCTGCTGTCCGACGCGTCGCTGCCGGACCTCGCGCTCACGCTCGCGTCCGGCGCGATCACCCGCACGGCACGCCTCCCCACCGACCCGTCCGCGCTCGACGAGGCAGGCGCACGCGCGGTCGCGGACGCCGTCGTGGAGCTGACGACCCGGCCCGACCTCGCGATCCCGGGCGGCACCCCCGCGGTCGAGAGCGGGCTGCCCGCGGTGCTCGACGACGCCGCCGAGAAGCTCGCCGCCGGACGCGCGCAGGCGTCCGTCCTCGTCGTCGGGCTCGCGACGGTCGGGGCCCTCGCGCTCGTCCTCGCGTCCCGGCTGCTCGTCGCGCGGCGCGAGGTGCTGCTGGTCGCCGAGCGGGCTCGCGGTGCGTCGGTGGCGTCGGTCGTCGTGCGGGCGCTCGCCGAGAGCGTCCCCGTGGCGCTGCTCGCGGCGGGCGCCGGCGCGGCCGCGGCGGTCGCGCTCGTGCCGGGTGCGACCGGCGGCTACGGCATCGCCGCGACGGTCACCGTCGTGGCCGTCCTGGCGCCCGCCGTCGCGGCCGCGCTCGTCGTGCGACGCGCGTGGACCGGCGCGCGGCAGCCCGCGAACCGCAGCGACCGCGAGCGGCTGGCCCGCCGTCGGGCCGCGCGGCGCCTGACGGGCGAGCTCGCGCTCGTCGCGGTGGCGGCCGCCGCGGTGGTCTCCGTGCGGGGCCGCGGTCTCGTCGCCTCCGGCGGCGGCGACGTCGACCTGCTGCTGGCTGCCGCACCCGCGCTCCTCGCGGCGGCGGCGACCGTGCTCGCCGCGCGTGTCCTGCCGCCCGTGCTGCGCGGCCTGTCGCGCGTCGCGGCCCGCCGGCGCGGGCTTGTCGGCGTCGTCTCGGTCGCCCGTGCCGCGCGCGCGTCCGGCACCGCCGTCCCGCTGCTCACGCTCACCACGGCCGTCGCGCTCGTCGTCTTCTGCGGGACCACGTCGACCACGGTGAGCGCCGGTCAGGTCACCGCCGCGGGCGTCGTCGTCGGCGCGGAGGCGCGCGTCGACGGCCGGATCGAGGACGACCGCATCGCGCAGCTGCGGGACGCACCCGGCGTCACGGCCGTGGCCGCGGTGACCGAGCAGCTCGGCCGCTCCTTCGGCCGGTCGAGCGGCGTGAAGGCACGGCTGCTCATCGTCGACACCGCCGACATGGCGCGGATCCTCACGGGGCGAGGCGAGCCTGCCGACGGGTGGGCGGAGCTCGCGGAGCCCTCGTCGGACGGACTCCCCACGCTGCTCACGCCGGACCTCGCACGGACCGCGCAGCTCGTCGAGCCGCAGTTCATGGCCGCGCAGGAGTTCGTCGAGCTCGACGTGCAGGGCGTCGTCGACGCCGTGCCCGAGCTGGCGCGGCACGACGCGCCCGCGGAGGCCGACGGCGAGAAGGAGACGGACCCCGAGCCGCCGAGCGGCGCGTTCGTCGTCGACCGCGACCTGTACGTCCAGGCCACGGGCCGGCCCGCGCCCGTCACCGCGGTCCTCGTCGACGGCCCGGGCGCCCGCGCGGCGATCACCGCGGCCGGGTTCGACGACCTCGCCGGCGTCACCGTGACGGAGCACGACGCGTGGCTCGAGGACGCCCGGACGAGCCCGGTCGCGTCGAGCCTCGGCGCGCTGCTCCTCGCGTCGGCGGTGCTGCTCGCGCTGTACGCCGCGATCGCGCTCGCCCTGACGGTCGTCGCGACGTCCCGCGAGCGCGGCCGCACGCTGTCCGCGCTGCGCACGCAGGGGCTCGACGCTCGCGCGGCGCGGGCCCTCACGCTCGGCGAGCTCGCGCCGCTCGCGGTCGTCGCCGTCCTCGCGGGGTCGGCGATCGGGATCGCGGTGCCGTGGGCGCTCACCGACGCGCTCGGGCTCGACCGGCTCACGGGCGCACCGGGGACGGCCGAGCTGCGGCTGAGCTGGGTGCCCGTCGCCGCCGCCGCCGCGGTCGTCGCCGTGAGCCTCGTCGTGGCCGTCCTGGTCGAGTCCGCCGTGCGCCGCCGCGACCGGCTCGGCGAGGTCCTCCGGGTCGGCGAGCGATGA
- a CDS encoding ABC transporter ATP-binding protein, translated as MNPTQTADTPTLGTLEERARRRTGAFGEDALIVCDSLVRIYQSEGIEVQALQGLDLLVEEGELVAIVGASGSGKSTLLSVLSGLDVPTAGRVRVGPWDLMSMTAKQRVAYRRSMVGFVWQQTARNVVPYLTAVENVEFPQALAGVRARTRRTRAAELLDVLGVGYCAQRRPAQMSGGEQQRVAIAVALANRPRVLFADEPTGELDTATSHDVLEGLRTVNRELGTTVVVVTHDSGVSEHVQRTVAIRDGRTSSEVVRRTRTADDGTEHVVAEEFAVLDRAGRVQLPREYREALDLVGKVRLALETSHVSVWPDRDPSPTSPQEEL; from the coding sequence GTGAACCCCACGCAGACGGCGGACACCCCCACGCTGGGCACCCTCGAGGAACGCGCGCGCCGGCGCACCGGCGCGTTCGGCGAGGACGCGCTGATCGTGTGCGACTCGCTCGTGCGGATCTACCAGTCCGAGGGCATCGAGGTGCAGGCGCTGCAGGGGCTCGACCTGCTCGTCGAGGAGGGCGAGCTCGTCGCGATCGTCGGCGCGTCCGGCTCGGGCAAGTCCACGCTGCTGTCGGTGCTGTCCGGGCTGGACGTGCCGACCGCGGGCCGGGTCCGGGTCGGGCCGTGGGACCTCATGTCGATGACCGCGAAGCAGCGTGTGGCGTACCGGCGCTCGATGGTCGGCTTCGTCTGGCAGCAGACGGCCCGCAACGTCGTCCCGTACCTCACGGCCGTCGAGAACGTGGAGTTCCCGCAGGCGCTCGCGGGCGTCCGCGCCCGGACGCGACGCACGCGCGCCGCGGAGCTGCTCGACGTGCTGGGCGTCGGCTACTGCGCGCAGCGCCGTCCCGCGCAGATGTCGGGCGGCGAGCAGCAGCGCGTCGCGATCGCGGTCGCGCTGGCCAACCGCCCGCGTGTGCTGTTCGCGGACGAGCCGACGGGCGAGCTCGACACCGCCACGTCGCACGACGTCCTCGAGGGCCTGCGGACGGTCAACCGCGAGCTCGGCACGACGGTCGTGGTCGTCACGCACGACTCGGGGGTCAGCGAGCACGTGCAGCGCACGGTCGCGATCCGCGACGGGCGCACGAGCTCGGAGGTCGTGCGGCGCACCCGGACCGCGGACGACGGCACCGAGCACGTCGTCGCCGAGGAGTTCGCGGTGCTCGACCGCGCGGGCCGCGTCCAGCTCCCACGCGAGTACCGCGAGGCCCTCGACCTCGTCGGCAAGGTCCGCCTGGCGCTGGAGACGTCCCACGTCTCGGTGTGGCCGGACCGCGACCCGTCCCCCACGTCCCCGCAGGAGGAGCTGTGA
- a CDS encoding ABC transporter ATP-binding protein, translating into MTTTTDAPAGTRTPQGPPLVRVEHVSRTYGSGAAAVHALQDVSFTVAPGELVALVGRSGSGKTTLLNAIGGLDKPDEGRVVVDGREVSALDERGLVELRRDVVSFVFQTFGLVPVLSAAENVGVPLRLRRLPTADREARVALLLDLVGLGDHARQRPGEMSGGQQQRVAIARAIANSPRLLVADEPTGQLDTETGTAVMALLRAVVEAEGMTAIVSTHDPLMMSLADRVIRIADGRLVDA; encoded by the coding sequence GTGACCACGACGACGGACGCCCCCGCCGGGACCCGCACGCCGCAGGGCCCGCCGCTCGTGCGCGTGGAGCACGTGAGCCGGACCTACGGCTCGGGTGCGGCGGCGGTGCACGCCCTCCAGGACGTGTCGTTCACGGTCGCTCCGGGCGAGCTCGTGGCGCTCGTGGGCCGCTCCGGCTCGGGCAAGACGACGCTGCTCAACGCGATCGGCGGGCTCGACAAGCCGGACGAGGGGCGCGTCGTCGTGGACGGTCGCGAGGTGTCCGCGCTGGACGAGCGGGGCCTGGTCGAGCTGCGTCGCGACGTCGTGTCGTTCGTGTTCCAGACGTTCGGGCTCGTCCCCGTGCTGTCGGCGGCGGAGAACGTGGGTGTCCCGCTGCGGCTGCGGAGGCTCCCGACAGCCGACCGGGAGGCCCGCGTGGCGCTCCTGCTCGACCTCGTGGGCCTCGGCGACCACGCCCGCCAGCGACCCGGCGAGATGTCGGGCGGGCAGCAGCAGCGGGTGGCGATCGCGCGCGCGATCGCGAACTCGCCGCGCCTGCTCGTGGCGGACGAGCCGACGGGCCAGCTCGACACCGAGACGGGCACGGCGGTGATGGCGCTGCTGCGGGCCGTCGTGGAGGCGGAGGGGATGACGGCGATCGTCTCGACGCACGACCCGCTCATGATGTCGCTCGCGGACCGCGTGATCCGCATCGCGGACGGGCGCCTCGTCGACGCCTGA
- a CDS encoding TM2 domain-containing protein produces MTTAPVATGASPKLLLPAVLLCFFLGTLGVHRFFVGKIGTGVLMLVTLGGLGIWTLVDLIMLIIGKFSDKEGRLLTQWT; encoded by the coding sequence ATGACCACCGCTCCCGTCGCGACCGGCGCCAGCCCGAAGCTGCTGCTCCCCGCCGTCCTGCTGTGCTTCTTCCTCGGCACGCTCGGCGTGCACCGCTTCTTCGTGGGGAAGATCGGCACGGGCGTGCTCATGCTGGTGACGCTCGGCGGCCTGGGCATCTGGACGCTCGTCGACCTGATCATGCTGATCATCGGCAAGTTCTCCGACAAGGAGGGCCGTCTGCTGACGCAGTGGACCTGA
- a CDS encoding PhoH family protein: MVSNAQHVPGTPQHDDEAPAAPGRITYVLDTSVLLSDPRAILRFAEHDVVLPVVVITELEAKRHHAELGYFARSALRMLDDLRVKHGRLDHPLPMTAQGGTLCVELNHTDPGVLPAGFRLGDNDTRILSVAANLAAEGREVTVVSKDLPMRVKASAVGLRAEEYRAELAVDSGWTGMDTLDLTEQQMADLWEHETLALADVSDYDASGTATAPRDLPCHTGVVLHSPRGSALGRVTADKHVQLVRGDQDVFGVHGRSAEQRVAIDLLLDEEIGIVSLGGRAGTGKSALALCAGLEAVLERRQHRKVMVFRPLYAVGGQELGYLPGSEAEKMGPWAQAVFDTLGALVSQEVVEEVLDRDILEVLPLTHIRGRSLHDAFVIVDEAQSLERNVLLTVLSRIGQSSRVVLTHDVAQRDNLRVGRHDGVAAVIEALKGHPLFAHVTLTRSERSPVAALVTEMLEGIEV; the protein is encoded by the coding sequence GTGGTCAGCAACGCACAGCACGTCCCGGGAACGCCGCAGCACGACGACGAGGCGCCCGCCGCGCCGGGTCGGATCACGTACGTGCTCGACACGTCGGTCCTCCTGTCCGACCCCCGGGCGATCCTGCGCTTCGCCGAGCACGACGTCGTCCTGCCGGTCGTCGTCATCACCGAGCTCGAGGCGAAGCGGCACCACGCCGAGCTGGGCTACTTCGCGCGCAGCGCCCTGCGGATGCTCGACGACCTGCGCGTCAAGCACGGCAGGCTCGACCACCCCCTGCCCATGACCGCCCAGGGCGGGACGCTGTGCGTCGAGCTCAACCACACCGACCCCGGGGTGCTGCCCGCGGGCTTCCGGCTCGGCGACAACGACACGCGCATCCTGTCCGTCGCCGCCAACCTCGCCGCCGAGGGCCGTGAGGTCACCGTCGTGTCCAAGGACCTGCCGATGCGCGTCAAGGCGTCCGCCGTCGGACTGCGGGCCGAGGAGTACCGCGCCGAGCTCGCCGTCGACTCGGGCTGGACCGGCATGGACACGCTCGACCTCACCGAGCAGCAGATGGCCGACCTGTGGGAGCACGAGACGCTCGCGCTCGCCGACGTGAGCGACTACGACGCGAGCGGCACCGCGACGGCTCCGCGCGACCTGCCCTGCCACACCGGCGTCGTCCTGCACAGCCCGCGCGGGTCCGCGCTCGGGCGCGTGACCGCGGACAAGCACGTGCAGCTCGTCCGCGGCGACCAGGACGTGTTCGGCGTGCACGGGCGCAGCGCCGAGCAGCGCGTCGCGATCGACCTGCTGCTCGACGAGGAGATCGGGATCGTCTCGCTCGGCGGCCGCGCCGGCACGGGCAAGTCCGCGCTCGCCCTGTGCGCCGGGCTCGAGGCCGTCCTCGAGCGCCGCCAGCACCGCAAGGTCATGGTCTTCCGGCCGCTGTACGCCGTCGGTGGGCAGGAGCTCGGCTACCTGCCCGGCAGCGAGGCGGAGAAGATGGGCCCCTGGGCGCAGGCCGTGTTCGACACGCTGGGTGCGCTCGTCTCCCAGGAGGTCGTCGAGGAGGTCCTCGACCGCGACATCCTCGAGGTGCTGCCCCTCACGCACATCCGCGGCCGGTCCCTGCACGACGCGTTCGTCATCGTCGACGAGGCCCAGTCGCTCGAGCGCAACGTCCTGCTGACCGTGCTGTCCCGCATCGGGCAGTCGTCGCGCGTCGTCCTCACGCACGACGTCGCCCAGCGCGACAACCTGCGCGTCGGGCGGCACGACGGGGTCGCGGCCGTCATCGAGGCCCTCAAGGGCCACCCGCTGTTCGCGCACGTGACCCTCACGCGTTCGGAGCGCTCGCCCGTCGCGGCGCTCGTCACGGAGATGCTCGAGGGCATCGAGGTGTGA
- a CDS encoding isoprenyl transferase yields the protein MRLPHPVYRLYERRLAASLPRDRVPRHVGVILDGNRRWARSMGESTAHGHQAGADKIAELLGWSEDVGVEVVTLWMLSTDNLNRPAEELDPLLAIIEHAVRDLAESGRWRLQAVGSLHLLPPQTAAALHEAEEATADVTGLHVNVAVGYGGRHEIADAVRSFLREHAQTGTSVDELAEQFDVEHIAERLYTKGQPDPDLVIRTSGEQRLGGFLLWQSVHSEFYFCEAYWPDFRRVDFLRAVRSFAARERRLGR from the coding sequence GTGCGCCTGCCCCATCCGGTGTACCGGCTGTACGAGCGCCGCCTCGCCGCCTCCCTCCCGCGCGACCGGGTGCCCCGCCACGTCGGCGTCATCCTCGACGGGAACCGTCGCTGGGCGCGCAGCATGGGGGAGTCGACCGCGCACGGGCACCAGGCCGGGGCGGACAAGATCGCCGAGCTCCTGGGCTGGAGCGAGGACGTCGGCGTCGAGGTCGTGACGCTGTGGATGCTCTCGACCGACAACCTCAACCGCCCCGCCGAGGAGCTCGACCCGCTGCTCGCGATCATCGAGCACGCGGTCCGCGACCTCGCCGAGAGCGGCCGCTGGCGGCTCCAGGCCGTCGGCTCGCTGCACCTGCTGCCCCCGCAGACGGCCGCCGCGCTGCACGAGGCCGAAGAGGCCACCGCGGACGTCACCGGGCTGCACGTCAACGTCGCCGTCGGCTACGGCGGCCGGCACGAGATCGCCGACGCCGTCCGGTCCTTCCTGCGCGAGCACGCGCAGACGGGCACGAGCGTCGACGAGCTCGCCGAGCAGTTCGACGTCGAGCACATCGCCGAGCGCCTCTACACCAAGGGCCAGCCCGACCCGGACCTCGTCATCCGCACCTCGGGCGAGCAGCGCCTCGGTGGCTTCCTGCTGTGGCAGAGCGTGCACTCCGAGTTCTACTTCTGCGAGGCGTACTGGCCCGACTTCCGCCGCGTGGACTTCCTGCGCGCCGTGCGGTCCTTCGCCGCGCGCGAGCGTCGCCTCGGCCGCTGA